A single genomic interval of Psychroserpens sp. NJDZ02 harbors:
- a CDS encoding GNAT family N-acetyltransferase: protein MLTLKGEHTYLRPLEPEDLTFIHNIENDESIWEISNTITPYSKYLIKQYLEHAHKDIFEVKQLRLVICNYKHQAIGMIDVFDFDFKNRRAGIGILVRDTENRQKGHGKEALQLLTNYCFTHLDLHQLYCNISADNTASLALFKSQGFMEIGLKKDWNFINGIYKNEYLFQLINTDVY, encoded by the coding sequence ATGTTAACATTAAAAGGAGAGCACACTTATTTACGACCGTTAGAACCAGAAGATTTAACGTTTATTCACAACATAGAGAATGACGAATCTATTTGGGAGATTAGTAATACGATAACACCTTATTCTAAATATTTAATCAAACAATATTTAGAGCATGCACATAAAGATATTTTTGAAGTTAAACAGTTACGATTGGTTATATGTAATTATAAGCATCAGGCAATCGGAATGATAGATGTTTTTGATTTTGACTTCAAAAACAGACGCGCAGGGATTGGTATTTTAGTAAGAGATACAGAAAATAGACAAAAAGGGCATGGTAAAGAAGCGTTACAACTATTAACCAATTATTGTTTTACACATTTAGATTTACATCAATTATATTGTAATATCAGTGCCGATAATACGGCAAGTTTAGCATTATTTAAAAGTCAAGGATTTATGGAGATCGGTCTTAAAAAAGACTGGAATTTTATAAACGGAATTTACAAAAACGAATATTTATTTCAATTAATTAACACAGATGTATATTAA
- the mltG gene encoding endolytic transglycosylase MltG translates to MYIKKILLAIALIGIGVAAYFAYFVYGAMFKENTAFNNEEAYIYVPTNASYDQVRAQLVPLLKDIDSFDALAQRKKYTSNIKAGRFAITKNMSNNDIINSIRSKNIPIKLSFNNQERIQNLAGRIAQQIEPDSITLLKAMTDKAFLDTNKFTEQTVLNMYVPNSYEVFWNTSAEGFRNKMLKEYYRFWNASRQAKRKALNLSVNEIVTIASIVQKETAKVDERPRVAGVYLNRIKKGMPLQADPTVIYSKKLKENDFDQIIKRVLYKDLEIDSPYNTYKYGGIPPGPITMPDVSAIDAVLNSENHDYYYFVANVKNFGYHKFAKTLSQHNANKNEYVRWINSQGVNR, encoded by the coding sequence ATGTATATTAAAAAAATTTTATTAGCAATTGCTTTAATCGGAATAGGAGTAGCTGCCTACTTTGCGTACTTTGTTTATGGCGCTATGTTTAAAGAAAATACAGCGTTTAATAATGAAGAGGCTTATATTTATGTACCTACAAATGCAAGTTACGATCAAGTTAGAGCACAGTTGGTCCCTTTGCTAAAAGATATCGATAGTTTTGATGCTTTAGCACAACGTAAAAAATATACATCCAATATTAAGGCAGGACGTTTTGCTATTACTAAAAACATGAGTAATAATGATATTATTAATTCTATTAGAAGTAAAAATATCCCGATAAAACTGAGTTTTAATAACCAAGAGCGTATTCAGAACTTGGCAGGACGTATCGCACAACAGATAGAACCTGATAGCATTACGCTTTTAAAAGCTATGACGGATAAAGCCTTTTTAGACACCAATAAATTTACGGAACAAACGGTTTTAAATATGTATGTGCCTAATAGTTATGAAGTCTTTTGGAATACATCCGCCGAAGGTTTTAGAAATAAAATGCTAAAGGAATATTATCGTTTTTGGAATGCGTCGCGTCAAGCTAAACGTAAAGCACTAAACTTATCTGTAAATGAAATCGTGACAATTGCCTCTATCGTGCAAAAAGAAACCGCTAAAGTAGACGAAAGACCTAGAGTCGCAGGTGTTTATTTAAACAGAATAAAAAAAGGAATGCCACTTCAAGCGGATCCAACAGTTATTTATTCTAAAAAATTAAAGGAGAACGATTTTGACCAAATTATTAAACGAGTGTTATATAAAGATCTAGAAATCGATTCGCCATACAATACTTATAAATATGGAGGTATTCCTCCAGGACCAATTACGATGCCAGATGTATCTGCTATTGATGCTGTGTTAAATTCAGAAAATCATGACTATTACTATTTTGTAGCTAATGTCAAAAACTTTGGATATCATAAATTCGCAAAGACATTAAGTCAACACAATGCTAATAAAAATGAGTATGTGCGTTGGATTAATAGTCAAGGTGTAAACCGTTAA
- the dapF gene encoding diaminopimelate epimerase → MTLTFYKYQGTGNDFVMIDNRQNVFDKNNTKLVAFLCDRKFGVGADGLILLENHPKVDFKMVYYNADGNESTMCGNGGRCIVAFAEFLQLITNQTTFEAIDGMHFAKIEDNLVHLQMKDVETIETFDTHQFLDTGSPHHVQFVNNLAQFAVKAEGEKIRYGQPYNDEGTNVNFVEKNNDDTYTVRTYERGVEDETLSCGTGVTAVAIAMHEIGECTTSKINLNVQGGQLKVSFEKVGDTYKKVMLIGPATYVFKGEITC, encoded by the coding sequence ATGACATTGACTTTTTATAAATATCAAGGAACCGGTAATGACTTTGTCATGATCGATAATAGACAAAACGTGTTCGACAAAAACAATACCAAATTGGTTGCTTTTTTATGTGATCGTAAATTTGGTGTGGGTGCTGATGGTTTAATTCTATTAGAAAATCACCCTAAAGTAGACTTTAAAATGGTCTATTATAATGCGGATGGAAACGAAAGTACCATGTGTGGTAATGGGGGACGTTGTATTGTCGCTTTCGCGGAATTTTTGCAGCTGATTACTAACCAGACCACTTTTGAAGCGATAGACGGTATGCACTTTGCTAAAATCGAAGATAATTTAGTCCATCTACAAATGAAGGATGTAGAGACTATCGAAACTTTTGATACCCATCAATTTTTGGATACAGGCTCACCACACCATGTACAGTTTGTTAATAATTTAGCACAGTTTGCTGTTAAAGCAGAAGGTGAAAAAATACGATATGGTCAACCGTATAATGACGAAGGAACTAACGTTAATTTTGTGGAAAAAAATAACGACGATACGTATACCGTTAGAACTTACGAAAGAGGCGTAGAAGACGAAACTCTATCCTGTGGTACAGGTGTGACTGCAGTGGCGATTGCCATGCATGAGATTGGAGAATGCACAACGTCTAAAATTAATTTAAACGTACAAGGTGGTCAGCTTAAAGTGTCGTTTGAGAAAGTAGGAGACACCTATAAAAAGGTGATGTTAATAGGACCTGCAACCTACGTTTTTAAAGGTGAAATAACATGTTAA